In the genome of Archaeoglobus neptunius, the window GGTATCAGATATATTCTAGTATAGCTGAGAATGAGAAATACATCTACGTTTCGAAATTTTTCAGAGAGGTTATTGAGAACGAGAAGAAACATGCAGAAATTTTTGCAAACTTCATAAAAAAGCTGGATGTTGAGGCCTCCGAAGTTGAGATCAGGGCCCCCATAAAATTCGGTACCACAGCCGAAAACTTACAGTATGCTGTTGAGGGGGAAAGATGGGAAGCTGAGGAATTTTACCCGCTGACTGCGGAGACAGCGGAAAGGGAGGGATTCAGAGAGATAGCAGAAAGGGTTAAGACTCTCGCCAGTGTTGAGGAGCAGCACCGGAAAAAGTTCGCAAAACTTCTTGAACTTGTTGAAACGGGAAAGATGTTCAAAAGAGATGAGGAGGTTGAGTGGATGTGTCTTGTATGCGGTTACACGGAGAGGGGGCAGGAGCCGCCAAAAGTTTGCCCCAACTGCGGGGCCATGTACTACCATTTCGTTTCGAAAGATATTCTTGCTTTGTGAGGTGATGAAATATGGGAACGCTCGAAAATTTGGTTAAGGCCTTTATGGGAGAAAGCATGGCGAGAAATCGCTACACCTTCTATGCGAAGGTGGCGAAGAATGAAGGATACGTTTTCATTCAGCGGGTATTTCTGGAAACGGCCGAGAACGAGAAAGAGCATGCCGAAAATCTGCTTAAATTCATTCAACAGTTGAGAGGAGATAAGGAAGAGATTGTAGTGGACCGGGCCGGAGCTCCTGTAGTGTGGGGAACGACGGTAGACAACCTGAAGGCTGCTATTGCCGGAGAACACTACGAAAACACCGAGATGTACCCGAACTTTGCCGATGAGGCGGAAAAAGAGGGGTACAAGGATATAGCAGCTAAGCTGAGAGCAATTGGGGTGGCTGAGAAGCATCACGAAGAAAGATACCGCAGACTGCTTGATGAAATTGAAAAAGGTACATTCTTCAAGAGAGATACGGAGACGGCGTGGGTCTGTCTTGAGTGCGGGTATGTCCACTACGGCACGGAGCCGCCTGAGGAGTGTCCTAGCTGCGGACATCCGAGGGCCTACTACGTTGCCCAGGACTTGCTTTCTCTTTAATTTTTTGGGTAGATAAAATGGACATCCGGGCTTTTTACAAGATGAGCTACGGTGTATACATTGTAACATCAGCAAAGGATGGAAACTTTGCGGGACAGATAGCCAACACCGTGTTTCAGGTTACCAGCAACCCGGTAAAAATTGCAGCATGTCTGAACAAGGAGAACGTAACCCACAGGTTTGTTGATGGAAGCAAAACCTTCGGCGTAACAGTTCTTGAGCTGGAAACGCCACTAGAGTTCATAGGAAGATTCGGCTTCAGGAAAAGTGATGATTTCAACAAATTTGAGGGAATAAACTATAAAATTGGAAAGACTGGAGTTCCGCTGGTTACAGACCATGCCATCGCCGTAATAGAGGTCAGAGTTATTGATAGCTGCGATGTTGGAACCCATACCCTGTTCATAGGAGAGGTTGTCGACGCGGAACTGGTGAAGGATGCTGAGGTTCTCACGTATGCAGACTACCAGTTGATAAAGAAGGGCAAAACACCGAGAACGGCAACAGTGTATTTCGAAAAATGAGCATTGAAGAGCTGCTGAAAAGTGGGGAATTCAATAGAATAAGGAAAATATCCCGTCTGGTATCTTTTTTATACCATCCAGATGAGCTGCTGAGGTTCAGAGCTGCTGAGGCCCTTGGCGTTATGTGTAAGGGCAGCAAGGCAAGAAACTACATTCTGAGACTTTTCTGGCACCTCAGCGACGAAAGTGGAGCCTACTGCGTTGGCGCACCTCTCGGTATAGCGGAGATCGGAAGGAACAATCCGGAGATTTTTGAGGGATTCAAAAACAAGTACGTTTCCCTGCTCGATGACTGGGAGGTTGAAAGAAAATATGTGGCTTATGGAATCGGCAGAACGGCCAGGATCATCAGAAATGCTTTTCCAAATCCGGCAGAAAAGCTGAAAGAGAAGATTGAAGAGATCGAGAGCGCCGAATTCAGAGCTTATGCAATATGGGCACTCAAAAAGCTCGGTGAGAGTATCCCGCATGTAGTATCTCTCCCTGAGGATGCCGTCAGATTTTACGATGGAAAGAATGTGGTTGAAATGAGCTGGAAAAAATTTGTGGAAACCTTCATTCTTCAGGAATCTCCGGAAGATACCTCTTAAACAGAGCATAGAACATCGCTGTCAGAAAAACTGCAATGCTGACAAACAGAAAAGCCACTATCACCGTCACTGCAACCATCGGCATTACGATATAGAAGTTGAAAAAGTCCGAAGCAAGCAAGCCCTTTTCTCCAGTAACAACCATGTACGGGTACCTTGCACCACTGTTCATAAGCTCTCCCAGAAAGACGGCAGTGAGTGAGAGGATTGCGGTGTATTTTGCGTAATTTAAAGCTTCCTGATCAGATTTTATGAAACACATTAAGCTCAGAACCAGCAGGGCAAGAACCACCGTAACTTTGGCGGTCAGCACCGGTATGAAGTGCCCGAAGGTTACTGTGCTGAAGATATACGGTGAGCTGTCCGCCAGAGACGCCCAGTAAATAATCCCTATCGGTATCTGAACAGCGAGAAAAACCAATCCGTAACGGTAGCCAATTCTTGAACCTCTTTTATCTTTCTCCATGGCCATCAGGTATGCAACCACGAACCCACCAACTGACAGGGCTGCGAAAATCGTATGGAGGTAAAGTATCCAGAAAGTCGGATTCAGGTAAGCGTTCCATGCTACGACCTTAACTCCGGCGAGATAGTCAGCTACGGCAGTTGGATGATTTATTTCAGCAAATATCGTTCTGAATCCAAAAGGAATGGCAAAGCCGGAAACAGCCATTATCATCCCAATGGCGCTGTGATATCTGGGGCTCACTTTCCCCCAGGTGTACCAGAAAATCCCTATGCTTGGAATTCTGATCATTATGCCGATTAAAGCAATGAGTATTGGTGTAAAAAGAACATTCGTTGCGAGGGCCGTGAGTGATGGAAAGAAGCCAGCAAGAAATACCGTTATTATCGTCCCCCACACGCCTGAGAACAATTCGAATATAACAAGAATCTTGAAAACCCTTCTTGCAAAGAACTCAAGGTACGCATCATCTTCCCTGTATGCCATTAGCCTTGCGAAAGCCGATATCCAGCCGGTTCCAAGCGTGATTGAAACAAGAATGATATGAATCAGCACCGCCAGTCCGAGAACAGAAAAACCGGTGATCACTGCATTCATTCCCTTCCACCTCCCGAGCCTTTTTTGAGAAGTTCTACAAATCTGTAACCTCTCGTTGCAACGGTGTACATGGCGAAAAGTCCACTTACACCGATAGCTGCAATCACAAGACCCATGAATGCCGCAAATTCCGGTGTCACAGCACTACCGACGACTGTTACGAGATCATCGGGATAAAGCAAACCATATACAGTCCAGGGTTTTCTGCCGACCTCCCTGACGAACCAGCCGAGTGTGGATGGAATAACGGATCCGAGTAGAATCAGGAAGGAAAGGACAACAACAGATCTCTCTCCCAGAATTTTCAGGACAAGCATTGAGATAGGGTTAATTCGGTACAGGTGGGCAAAAAGAGCCACTGCTGAAATGAATCCCAGTATGCCGAAGGCTATCTTTGTGTAGTAAGCTGTATGAACCACCTGCATTCTGCTCAAACTTCTGTCAAGGTCGGTGTAGCATATCCGCTTCAGTCCGGTATTTAAAGCTGAATCGATATTCTTTTCCGAGATCTGGACACCAAGTTCTGAAGATAGAGCTAAAAGATAGTCTCTACTGAGACCAACCGATTTTACCAGATCTCCGAG includes:
- the rbr gene encoding rubrerythrin, whose protein sequence is MGTLENLVKAFMGESMARNRYTFYAKVAKNEGYVFIQRVFLETAENEKEHAENLLKFIQQLRGDKEEIVVDRAGAPVVWGTTVDNLKAAIAGEHYENTEMYPNFADEAEKEGYKDIAAKLRAIGVAEKHHEERYRRLLDEIEKGTFFKRDTETAWVCLECGYVHYGTEPPEECPSCGHPRAYYVAQDLLSL
- a CDS encoding cytochrome ubiquinol oxidase subunit I gives rise to the protein MNAVITGFSVLGLAVLIHIILVSITLGTGWISAFARLMAYREDDAYLEFFARRVFKILVIFELFSGVWGTIITVFLAGFFPSLTALATNVLFTPILIALIGIMIRIPSIGIFWYTWGKVSPRYHSAIGMIMAVSGFAIPFGFRTIFAEINHPTAVADYLAGVKVVAWNAYLNPTFWILYLHTIFAALSVGGFVVAYLMAMEKDKRGSRIGYRYGLVFLAVQIPIGIIYWASLADSSPYIFSTVTFGHFIPVLTAKVTVVLALLVLSLMCFIKSDQEALNYAKYTAILSLTAVFLGELMNSGARYPYMVVTGEKGLLASDFFNFYIVMPMVAVTVIVAFLFVSIAVFLTAMFYALFKRYLPEIPEE
- a CDS encoding DVU0298 family protein, with the protein product MSIEELLKSGEFNRIRKISRLVSFLYHPDELLRFRAAEALGVMCKGSKARNYILRLFWHLSDESGAYCVGAPLGIAEIGRNNPEIFEGFKNKYVSLLDDWEVERKYVAYGIGRTARIIRNAFPNPAEKLKEKIEEIESAEFRAYAIWALKKLGESIPHVVSLPEDAVRFYDGKNVVEMSWKKFVETFILQESPEDTS
- a CDS encoding rubrerythrin family protein; translated protein: MDTPKNLIKGYIGESLAISRYQIYSSIAENEKYIYVSKFFREVIENEKKHAEIFANFIKKLDVEASEVEIRAPIKFGTTAENLQYAVEGERWEAEEFYPLTAETAEREGFREIAERVKTLASVEEQHRKKFAKLLELVETGKMFKRDEEVEWMCLVCGYTERGQEPPKVCPNCGAMYYHFVSKDILAL
- a CDS encoding flavin reductase family protein, giving the protein MSYGVYIVTSAKDGNFAGQIANTVFQVTSNPVKIAACLNKENVTHRFVDGSKTFGVTVLELETPLEFIGRFGFRKSDDFNKFEGINYKIGKTGVPLVTDHAIAVIEVRVIDSCDVGTHTLFIGEVVDAELVKDAEVLTYADYQLIKKGKTPRTATVYFEK